A part of Numenius arquata chromosome 2, bNumArq3.hap1.1, whole genome shotgun sequence genomic DNA contains:
- the CSDC2 gene encoding LOW QUALITY PROTEIN: cold shock domain-containing protein C2 (The sequence of the model RefSeq protein was modified relative to this genomic sequence to represent the inferred CDS: deleted 2 bases in 1 codon): MHICLKGKSSLHDGFSLCFPFASGSLLALPHGLPENGSPALTKGAFYNQSIKVSGISPTRPGTFSPAAHLPIPKTEEPADPTMSSDPSAPPAVPPLHSPKSPVWPTFPFQREGSRIWERGNLLLRDLPSPLPTKRTRTYSATARASAGPIFKGVCKQFSRSQGHGFITPENGTEDIFVHVSDIEGEYVPVEGDEVTYKVCPIPPKNQKFQAVEVVLTNLAPHTKHETWSGQIIGS, translated from the exons ATGCATATATGCTTAAAAGGTAAATCAAGCCTCCATGATGGCTTCTCCCTTTGCTTCCCCTTTGCATCTGGCAGCCTGCTTGCTCTCCCCCATGGCCTCCCTGAGAAT GGCAGCCCAGCACTGACTAAGGGAGCTTTTTATAATCAGTCCATAAAG GTCTCAGGCATCAGTCCCACACGCCCGGGCACCTTTTCTCCTGCCGCCCACCTGCCCATCCCCAAAACGGAGGAGCCTGCAGATCCCACCATGTCGTCGGACCCCAGCGCCCCACCGGCGGTGCCGCCCCTGCACTCCCCCAAGTCACCAGTGTGGCCCACCTTCCCCTTCCAGCGGGAGGGCAGCCGCATCTGGGAGCGGGGCAACCTCCTGCTGCGGGACCtgcccagccccctccccaccaagaGGACCAGGACCTACTCGGC GACAGCACGTGCCTCCGCCGGCCCCATCTTCAAGGGAGTCTGCAAGCAGTTCTCTCGCTCCCAGGGCCACGGGTTCATCACCCCTGAGAACGGCACCGAGGACATTTTTGTCCACGTGTCTGA cattgagggggagtacgtcccgGTGGAGGGGGACGAGGTGACGTACAAggtctgccccatccctcccaAGAACCAGAAGTTCCAGGCAGTGGAGGTGGTCCTCACCAACCTGGCACCCCACACAAAGCACGAGACATGGTCCGGCCAGATCATCGGCTCTTAG